TGttaggagaaaaacagaaactttcctcatAATCTCTCAGGGCCTTTTTCCACCAATgtaactttttcacagcattacAGCAATTAAAAGTAATGATAGtccataaaaaattaaatcaacagaATGTTCCCATGTTCAAATCTGACCACCTCCACTATTTTATGTCTCTGTGTGCGTAACAGATCCCAGAACATCATGTTGCAGATTTTCCTACATTTTCCCCCCTCACTGTTTTTCTGGAAGGCTTTTACAACCAACATAACCACTGAGCTTGTTTCTGTAGTGTGGCCACTGAGTTTCTATTCAGTAGCCGTAGAAACTTCACCTCCTTCCCCCAGGCTGTCTCCTCAAGGAACATAATAGATGCACATTATAACTCGAGTAGCTACTCTACTGAGAAACAACTTAGGcacatttgcagcattttaatcTTCTGCCCATCTGCATTGTTTGTGTCCACAAACATGGCCAGTAGAGTCAGACTGTATTCTGATTCTAATAGGGCCATAAAGTTAATAATGGTGCAGTCCTATCGGCTATTCAGCTCAGTGTTTGGGTCTTTGTTGTCCCTGACGACGTTACGTGAGGTGATCTGGTCTCCTTTATCAAGGTGCGAATTGCTGAAAAACGTCctgaagaaacaacaaaagaagtCCAGATTTCTTGTACTGGACTTGAGAACTTAGGAATGTCTAAAAATGACTGATTACGGTTGAGTGGTTGATCTATGAAATTGAAAATACAGTCATGTATTTGTCACACAAGTATGTCAGGATTTGTCTGTCTGAAATTTGTACAAAGTGAGCGTGGgagatcttttgtttttaaaacatggttTAGTCACTACACAATCCAGAGCTTCACTCTATGAAGAACATTTAGGATTTTGCAACGcttgactgaaataaatttgattatatATACAGATGGTTCAAAAGATTTAGTTTCAAATAAAACCGGATTTGCTTTTGCTATTCCTGAACTAGatatatttatgaaacaaagaaCATCTGACCATGTAGCTGTGTAAACAATACTGATGGACTTACAGTGGGTAGAGCAAAATTACATTGAATAAGTTCCTATATGTTCAGATTCAGTATCATCACTAATGTCTATTATAAATGTGTCATGGAGTTGGTATATGAAATGTATGAAGTTCTATTTAGAATGACACAAACTCAAATCAAGATTAAGTTTATGTGGATTCCTGCTCATAAAGATATAGAAAGGAATGATATGGCAGGtgtctttaaaacaaagtagaagTGTGGAAATAGTGTATTgtacatctgaaataaaatcaattactACGGGCAAAATGAAATCTGAATGGCAACAATTGTGTTAGGAAGGAACTAAAGGTCGTCATTTATTTCATAGACAAAAGAAAGTAAGGAATATAGAAATAATgggagaaaattaagaaaagaacaAGCAGGAATGACAAGATTGCGGCTCGGActggattaaataaaactttacactTGATAGGTAAACATCCAACAGGTAGTTGTGAGTGTGGATATGGATATGGAAACAGTAGAACATGTAATAATTCATtgtgaaaagtaaatattaagtAGAGAGAAGCTAAAACAAGAAGTTAAGAAATATGATATAGAGAcattaaaacttaataaaatattaattaaacataaaataactaaaGCAGTTATTAAATTTTTGAAGGAAACAGGATTATAAGAATTTAGATTAAAGGGAGATCCTCTGGTTCAGATGGCGATAATACATCTTACCGCTAGATGTCACCCGCCggtaaaaatgacaaagaagaagaaagagggtTTGAGCTTGTTGAATTTCTCTCAACCATGTTACAAGTTTGCTGACccttcataaaattaaaaattaaaaactgcagctttccCATTCATTTCCAATCCACCAGCAACTTCTGTCTAGAGTCCATGGAATAGTCGTTCAAAacaccaataaaacaaattacatggTTTATGACAAACTAGAACTGGaacttttatgtctttttctctgACCGTTCCCCGCCGTGTTCCTTGGGATTCATGAAGATCTTTGGTCTCTCCATTCTGTGAAAATCCTCTGATTCAGTTATGAAACAAATGGATTGATGCTGACATTACAGACAATACAACTATTTCCATATAAAATGGCCTCAATTTGTTTCAACTAGATGTGATTATTTGGTGTCAGAGCCAAGGGACCAGGATCACCTGAAACTAAAAcagtaagagcaaaaaaaataactatgaaCTAAAATGGAGACTCATTTCAGAGTTCTTGAGACACTGCCCCCTAGTGTGCAGGGGCACACTTGGGGGCAGTCACCCTAATCAGTCACCCTAACACTGTataacacccccccccccccaactccCACCCAGCCCAATTTCAATATGGGGGGGGGAGGCTGGTTGGTCAGTGTGGtagatttctcaaacactgacatcatcatcattccaTAGATGAAGGAAAACTGTGATGTCACAACTAGAGTCatgcttgtgatgtcatcagcactGTATGTATGTAGCAAACTGCTACCTTCTTGTCATAGCTTCCTGCACTACTGACGAGTTCAGACGTACGCAAAGCGCTTTCAGAAGGAGattgtttgcagaaaaagacagatttgAACCAGCACTGTTTTGTATAAACATGTCATATCCAACACAACAATACTCCAACGGTGGGATGAGACCCCAGCAGTCAGATTTTATAGCTGAACAACAGCAGCAAGGCTGGGAAGAGAACAGACCTGTGATGGACTTCCAGAGAGAGATCCAAAGACTCGGATCTCTTTTTGAAATGGAGAGAGCGAAATGGTTTGACGAGACCCAAAAGCTGGCCTCCACCCAAAAAGTACTACAGGAGACAAAAAATGAGCTGCAGAGGCAGAAAACTCTTAAGGAGATTTTCATGAAAATGAGCAGAGAGTTAAAGACAGAACTAGAGGCAGTAAAGACGTTTAGCAGTCCAGAAGCTATAAACGCTTCTGACAAGATGCAGCTGAACTATAATGATGACAACAAGGAGAAACGTCTGCAGAGAGAGCTAGATCAGATGACGACTTCTTACCAACACCTGAAATGGACGTATGAAGCTGATGTTTCTACGCTAAGACAACAAAACAAGGATTACCAGCTCGAAATAACTCGTTTGAACGAAGCACATCTGGAAAAAGCCAGGAACGACCTTGAGCTCATCAACACACtgagagcagaaaaagaaagtctgGACCAGAGAAGGAGAGAAGAGTTGTCTGTCCTGCAACAACAATCCAATCAGACAATAAGACAACTTAAAAGTATTCTGGATCTGGCTACTATTTCTTTTGAGGGACTTAAAGCCAGACATGAAGTCGAAGTTTCTGGCCTGATGCAGCAGGCAGACATTTTGAAGCAGGATGTAGCTAAAGAGAGGGAAGCTTCCTCACTGAAAATCATGGAGCTTGAAGATGAGAAGAAACATCTTATAAAAGAACTAACTGACTTCCAGAAACTGCACTCTGGCTGTGAGTTTAGTTTCAAAATGGagcaggaaaaaatgaaatctcaCCTTAAAGACGGAAATGAATTTGAACCACCAGGAAAAAACATGGCAAAGTGTcaagaaggaaatgaaaaagacacaaacagcatttttgaCTCTGCAGCCAAAAATCAGGACCATCACTTAGAAGAAACACTGGAAGAGGACATTGATGTTCCTCATGGATCGAACAAGGAGGCAAATAATTTTATGGTAGAGAGAGAACCTGAGGCCACAGACGTGAGAGACAGCTGTGTGGCAAATCAGTCAGAGGAACCAGTGGAGGCAGCGGGCAAGAAAACATCCGTATGGAAAAGGATACAGGACagttttaagctaaaaaaatcacaacagaagAAGAGCAAGAAAACGTCCTAATAGAGCAACTAGGAGAAAATATCTAGTTAATTTCTGAACCGTTtgcaaaaccccccaaaaaatctcttattttagaccagaaaaaaaaaatggccgtgggttttctccgggtgctccggtttccccccaggatttcaaaaatgatgtaaattggGGTGATTGACTATAATGAACATTGTCCTCAAGAAAGGTAGCATTAATTTCTAGAAAACTGAATTTGCAAACGGTTCAGATTAGAGAAACATAATGTCAGGTGagagttgctctccacaggttgctctccacaagttgctctccacaagttgctctccacaagttgctctccacacgttgctctccacaagttgctctccacaagttgctctccacaggttgctctccacaagttgctctccacaggttgctctccacacgtTGCTCTGCAcacgttgctctccacaggttgctctccacaggttgctctccacagatTGCCTTTTGTCACCAGTGTCTAGATGCAGTCAAGGTTTTGATGGGATCCGTCTTAGTTGCCTTAGCGTcgcgtctctgctttttgcagatgtgatgaggtcctattggcttcaACAGCTGTGAGCAAATAAACTTTGTTGTCGGCCTAACAAGGCGAATGCCTGAACTGGAAAAGGagtggcccttggtggcccttggtggcccttggtggcccttggtggcccttgctggcccttggtggcccttggtggcccttggtggcccttggtggcccttgctggcccttggtggcccttggggcccttgctggcccttggtggcccttgctggcccttgctggcccttggtggcccttggtggccctgcCCATTCAGATTTCTGGCTCCCCACAAGACAGACTATGAAGATACTTTGAACTAACCAATAGCATACAAAGCTAATGCTGATGTTACACCTGTGAGTCACTAAGGAGAGTCTTGAAGCTCAGCACAGATGGACAGAGTACAGAAAagatgttgcagtttttttccaaataatcaTGTAAGTTGACTAATGTTGTTGTATCCACAAAATGTTGGCTAGATGATGACTAGTTAATTAATGCCAATATATCATGAAATGCCTgttaacataaatattaatgttgctgTTAACCCATGTAATATTCCTTGATAGATAGTTGTTGCCAGGAATAAACCcagttctctttattttctttgcaaaagttgttctcactgttgcttttgatatatttcaaagaaatgtttattgtcacAACAGAAGGAGCAAAGAGTCGGAGAGGAGACAACAGAccagaggtcagcagcaggacCATGATGTAGGATCTTCTGTTACCtgagaataatttgcttaagacgagcaaattattacttattaataatttgtttatcactaagataagtaataagcaaattattacttatcatacagataagtaataatttgcttattctCTAATTTCCAcccatacaaacacaaaaccaacacaatgCTTATGACCCACACAAATACAGGCTACAAGCACACAAATGTAGACACGTTGTGTGTCTGAcccacacaaagacaaacacacacaatgttacacagccacacacacaaacatatattCCTACATAGCTTATTTCTTACAAATTACACTACGttataaaaatagtcaaataaaccTTACCTAGTAGATATGAACTCTCCTCTTGCCGGTTCTCAGGCTCAGATTCTGTCTGTGACACCCAGAGGAGGTGAAATGATCCCATACGCTCCATTTcgtttctttttgtaaatatttctgacaaaatgtaactgtCTAAAAGTCTGttacacaatttttttgtttaatttttagcttcactaaatttttagcttcacatttagatatggaaaaagtttgagtcacaaaaaaaccccaagcaGTTTTGAATCTGAACtcagatccagaaccgcacagcattctgggagatgtaggcagaggaatgACTTTCGGAGTTCTTCCTCGctctctctttggttacctagcaacttaGCCATTCTTTGGgtacctagcaacgaccttttgcgtaacttgcacagcagcagtttcaggtttggccactgtgcctcataactggaaaaaaaaattaaaaaaacaaacatgtggagTTAAAACTGGATAAAATAGGACATTTCACGTCACCAGTTTATAGtattttggataattaaaacaaaagactaaTAAATAATGATCAATATTAACAATTATTGACAGACTGATGTGAAATACTTTTACTGCTATgagtttttcagctttattgtcCAGCTTACATTCAATAGAGATCTAAAAAACTCGTTTCCTTCCCTTGTGAAGTGACGTTTACAAATGTAGCCTGGGAATCATTTAGCCTCACAGGACACAATAACTGGGGTCCTTAATgtgcagaatattttatttccagttgaGACAGATTAAACAAAGCTGTCATTAAAATACTGACTGCTTATCGCATAAATGAGAATGTACCGACATATTTCAACAAGTGATGTATATATTTACCAATTTTCTGCCAAATCTGTCTCCCGCAGATGAAACACTTACAGTTCACATCCACGTTCGGCACGTAGCTTAGCAACACAGGAAGACAACAAGATGCATTTCCTGCCCCGTCTTGGGAAACAGCATTGAAACACTGCTCTCTGGTGGTCAAAATGTGCAGCACCCGAGACCAACTACCtgcacatatttaaatataaagaacaaataaaattacataactGAACCAAAATAATTCGacataacatttatttctgtccagAGTTGCAAAATCCTAAATGTTCTTCATAGAGTGAAGCTCTGGATTGTGTAGTGACTAaaccatgttttaaaaacaaaagatctcCCACGCTCACTTTGTACAAATTTCAGACAGACAAATCCTGACATACTTGTGTGACAAATACATGACTGTATTTTCAATTTCATAGATCAACCACTCAACCGTAATCAGTCATTTTTAGACATTCCTAAGTTCTCAAGTCCAGTACAAGAAATCTGGacttcttttgttgtttcttcagGACGTTTTTCAGCAATTCGCACCTTGATAAAGGAGACCAGATCACCTCACGTAACGTCGTCAGGGACAACAAAGACCCAAACACTGAGCTGAATAGCCGATAGGACTGCACCATTATTAACTTTATGGCCCTATTAGAATCAGAATACAGTCTGACTCTACTGGCCATGTTTGTGGACACAAACAATGCAGATGGGCAGAAgattaaaatgctgcaaatgtgCCTAAGTTGTTTCTCAGTAGAGTAGCTACTCGAGTTATAATGTGCATCTATTATGTTCCTTGAGGAGACAGCCTGGGGGAAGGAGGTGAAGTTTCTACGGCTACTGAATAGAAACTCAGTGGCCACACTACAGAAACAAGCTCAGTGGTTATGTTGGTTGTAAAAGCCTTCCAGAAAAACAGTGAGGGGGGAAAATGTAGGAAAATCTGCAACATGATGTTCTGGGATCTGTTACGCACACAGAGACATAAAATAGTGGAGGTGGTCAGATTTGAACATGGGAACATtctgttgatttaattttttatggaCTATCATTACTTTTAATTGCTgtaatgctgtgaaaaagttacATTGGTGGAAAAAGGCCCTGAGAGATTatgaggaaagtttctgtttttctcctaaCAGAGAGGTTCATCCTCTCCACATGCGACCAGCATCAGTATCACTTTGTCAGTGGATCTTTCACCTGGAGCGAAGCTCAGGCCtactgcagacagaaacacacagacctGGCCACCATCCAGAGTTTCACAGAAGTGGAGCGAGTTTTGGAAACGCTTTCATCTGCTGGTCACACATCGGAGGTCTGGATCGgtttgtacagtgagatggacTGGAGGTGGTCTGATGGTTTCACAGGGAGCGGGGCTGAATACAGGGACTGGGAAACCTCTGATGATGAACCAGATTTTTATTATGCCTACCAGTTCTGTGTGTTGATTGCTGACAATGGCAAATATTGGGATGATTCCTGCAGCATCTCGTACCCATTTATCTGCTACAACGGTAATGAGAAGCAACTACTACATTCAGTTCTAACAAAGACTTGatcataaaatgtacaaatgctGCTCGTTTTCATTCTCTACTGCAGGCACACAGGAGAATCCTGAATATGTTCTGGTCAATGAACCAAGATCCTGGTCCGATGCTCAGACGTACTGCAGGCAGAACTTCAGAGACCTGGCTACCATCAGGAACCACACAGAAAACCAGAGAGCTCAAAGTTTGCTTCCTAATCCGGCCTTTGTATGGATTGGTCTGTTTAGAGATCCAAACTTTCACTGGTCTGATGGGAGCAGATTTGTCTACAGAAACTGGGCAGACGTTTTCAACGTAATAGGCTCCAACAGAATCATTTGTGGAGTCACATGGAGTCCAGGGCAATGGAGGTTTCGCTCATGTGAAACAAAAAGGTCATTTGTTTGCCACAGCCTCCCAGGCAAGTGTTTAAATGGTATTTACTTATTGATGTGCATGTAGGACAACATGAGCTGCAGTTTTAAGTGTAgcttcatttttcttgtttaaaacgTAGAAATGAAACGGCTTGTGAAGCTGAGACTGAAGACTGAGGACTCTGTCAATCTGAACGATCCGCTTGTGATGGTAAACATCCTGAAGAAGGTAAAgtttgaagattaaaaaaaaaaagtacagtccTTTGGAGCACTAATCAATCTAATCAACCCATCCCCCAAACCCATACTTCACTCACCAGCTGCAGGACAGACTGAATGAGAATGGAACGAGTGGAACCACCTTGAAATGGAGAGAGCAGCCTGACGGAGACGTctttaagaagaagaaggccGAACTCTGAGTTATTAATCTCAACTTAGTACGATATAAATCTGGTTATATCTCTGGTCACTGGCAGTTCAAATGTAATCATACAGCCTCAATctgtaatgtgtgtttttttatgattttgtaataatgaaaaattagctttagaatttaatttttttaaattttattttttatatatattttggatcACAGTCTTGACTTTAATCTGATGTAGAATTTATAGAAGTAGGTAAAGATTGACGGGTTGAGGCAAGAAACTCATCACCAAAGATTCATGATTCAATCAAAGgtctgttttgctgctttgaaCTAATCTGAGCTTCTTTTGGTTCGATCCACTGGATTGGATCACACTGTCTGACTTTTGTCAAACTCTTATTCTACGTGtgtatattaataataaacttATTTTGTCCCAAGTCTCTGTAATGTTATATGTCACTGGAGGAAAAAGGCAGAGAGGAAAATGACTGCATTATTCTGATTATGAGTTCTGTTGAACGGCAGCAGCTCTGGAGccaaaatagatttaaaacaatgtgaaaacatCAGGAAGCAGCAATGAGACCTTTTGTATAGAAGAATAGTTTGAACTGTATTTAATAATCTAAGTTAAGTTGCATGAACATATGGTGCTTAATTTAACACTTGTTTGAGTACTTTGTGATACTAAAGCTAGTATATTGTTTAACTACAACATTTAGTTATGGGGAACATAAAATGGGGAAAAGgagcaaaaatataaactgaagtGATGTTTCCTTCATATGGTGATGGAGGTTCAGATGTGactgagaaagaaataaaacaactttatttctacAGAAATCAGATTCAGGCTTGAAGTTATGGatcaacattcagtttttatgcacaATGGTGGTGATATAAGATAaaacagcttattttatttaggacAAAAGTAAACTTGTAGATCtgtgtgaacagaaaaaaaaaattctccagaTTTGTCTGTATAAAGCAGGAAAGTTTAAGACGCAACAGGAAGAGCTGTTAAACTGGGTGTGTgtggctcttaaaagagccgttgtgtgtttgttggagCTGCAGCCTCTAAGCTCTCTCTCCGCGGATGCGGCGGGCCAGCTGGATGTCTTTGGGCATGATGGTGACCCTCTTGGCGTGGATGGCGCACAGGTTGGTGTCCTCGAACAGACCCACCAGGTAGGCCTCGCTGGCCTCCTGCAGAGCCATGACGGCGGAGCTCTGGAAGCGCAGGTCGGTCTTGAAGTCCTGAGCGATCTCTCGGACCAGACGCTGGAAGGGCAGCTTGCGGATCAGCAGCTCCGTCGACTTCTGGTAGCGACGGATCTCCCTCAGAGCCACGGTACCGGGCCTGTAGCGGTGAGGCTTCTTCACGCCGCCGGTAGCCGGAGCGCTCTTCCTGGCTGCCTTGGTGGCCAGCTGCTTCCTGGGGGCTTTGCCTCCGGTGGACTTACGGGCGGTCTGCTTGGTTCTGGCCATGATTCTGCTTCTCTGCTCGGGATCAGGAGAGAAATGTGGCGAACCGCCGAGGCTCCGCTGCTCTTAAGCTGCGGCTCTGGGCGTGTCTCTGTGACGCTGCAGCTCCGCTCCGGATCCTGGTTGGTTAGCGGCTCCTCCTGGAGCTCAGCGCCGCCCAGAGGCGTCGCCTCCCGGCTTAATGTCCGCCGCTCATTGGAGGAAGCTGCGTTCAAAAAGTCCGCCTCTCCGTCCCGCTCTGCTGGGAGCTTTTCTGGTTGGTCGCCAGCATCGTCCCGCTCCTCTCCGCGGACATATAAAGCAGCTTTCAGCCGCTGCTGGTCACATTTTCTCCAGTCTCCAGAAACAAGAAGCAACAAAATGAGTGGCCGCGGAAAGACCGGAGGGAAAACCCGAGCGAAGGCCAAGACCCGCTCCTCTAGAGCCGGACTCCAGTTCCCGGTGGGCCGCGTTCACAGGCTGCTGCGCAAAGGCAACTACGGAGAGCGGGTCGGTGCCGGAGCCCCCGTCTACCTGGCCGCTGTGCTCGAGTATCTGACCGCTGAGATCCTGGAGCTGGCTGGGAACGCCGCCCGCGACAACAAGAAGACCCGCATCATCCCCCGTCACCTGCAGCTGGCCGTCCGCAACGACGAGGAGCTCAACAAGCTGCTGGGTGGAGTCACCATCGCTCAGGGTGGAGTGCTGCCCAACATCCAGGCGGTGCTGCTGCCCAAGAAGACCGAGAAGGCCGCCAAGGCCAAGTAAACCTGCTGTTGCtcagcaacaaacacacaacggctcttttaagagccacACACTCCTTCATCATGAGAGCATCAAATCCTCTTTAGCACATTGTTTGTTGTTCTAATAGGTTTTGGTTGTACATCATTTCGTCCAGCGGTGTCTTAAAGTCATTTACAATAGAAAGTCAAACTGCTTTGTTGTGATGGGAATTTCGACTCTTTTTAGAGAGCCGGTTCTTTCGGCTCCCCAACTGCCCTTAATAAATTCTCATCTCCAGTTCCATATACAATATTTGTAAATAggaatatttcataataaatccTCTTTCATTCAGTGTTATACAACCTTAATTTTATGCATTATGTTGTGAAAGCAGACATTATGTTTGTGTACCATTTTTAATGAATCTTTatatctttaacaaaaacaaatgaacagaatAGTGCAAAGAAATCAGATCCATAATTATTCAATCTTCAAAATTATCTTTAATCTTCAGCCAGATGTTCTTCTCTTAGCTCATTATGGGCATTTTAAACACATACTAAtcaaaaacttttgatttttctgacaACAGCAGtgctttagttttttattttgaacagctgctctgactgcagcttctgtacagtggaaagaaaatgctgtTACATTTATTACTGTCATATGCAGAACAAAAGCTGTTATAcaacaaaagctgaaataatgcCGGACACTTTTCATAGTGATGATCAGATTTGGGCCAGTGAGAAATTTTAGGATGGTCAATACACCAACACTGGTCCTTCTGCTGACTCTGGTAGAGGTCAGAGGTGATGGGCCCTCTGAAGCCCCGCTTCAGGCTCGTGTCGGCTTGTTGAAAACCACGTGACTGGCAGCAAACGAGGCCTCGCAGTGCATGGGTCACGTGACTGCTTCATTTTGCGtgtcggttttcaaaataaaggcgTGATGAGCCGCTGCTTCATTGGTTATTGTATTTGATCGCATCAGGGGAGGATTTGTCTTCAGCAGTGGCCGAAATAAAAGGAACCTTTTCTAGTTCATGTGcattaatgattttgatgatggcactcatcaaagTGTAATGTTTGTTATTAATTTTCTCAATGGTTGattatggtatattttatgacatatttgtgtttattatgtaaagctTCGAAACCtcaatgttgctgaaatgtgctgcacaaatgaaCTTGATTGAAAAGGAgccagcaagaagaaaaaatctgacatctAATACTTTGAGATGATCATTCACAAGGTTCTTAAATGATAAAGAATTAAACCTTCACCTCCAAAATTTCTCACCTTCTTGAAATTTCCACCATTTctttgttctgcaaaaatatatcagtCATGATCAAAGCTCTCCAGATGCAGTGAgtggctcttaaaagagccGTTGGGTTGGAGCATCAGCAGCAGAGCTGGTTACTTGGAGCTGGTGTATTTGGTCACAGCCTTGGTTCCCTCGGACACGGCGTGCTTGGCCAGCTCACCGGGCAGCAGGAGGCGCACAGCGGTCTGGATCTCCCTGGAGGTGATGGTGGACCGCTTGTTGTAGTGAGCCAGACGGGAGGCCTCGGAGGCGATGCGCTCAAAGATGTCGTTGACGAAGGAGTTCATGATGCTCATGGCCTTGGAGGAGATCCCGGTGTCGGGGTGGACCTGCTTCAGCACCTTGTACACGTAGATGGCGTAGCTCTCCTTCCTggtccttctcttcttcttgcCTCCTTTGCCGGCCGTTTTGGTGACCGCTTTCTTGGAGCCCTTCTTGGGCGCAGACTTGGCGGGTTCGGGCATGTTGTCTCTGGAAACTTACAGCGACGAATGAGCTgctggagaggaaacagctgATATTATACATGCTGTATGGAAATTGAGCTGCAGCgtctcctggctgtgattggacGGCCCAGTGGATCAGGAAGGGTTTGAATTGAAGCCACGTGATGACAAAGAAAGGGCGGGAATCGAGAACGTTCTCCAGAAAAGTGAAACCATAAAAGCAAACACTTCAAATTTTCACTGCTTTTCAGgttattttgttgcttgttcTGCGCGCGTTTGTTGAGATACAGAAACTTTTTCAAGATTTATGTAGAAACAAATTCTATGAAAATTCTGTATTTCTCATAAACGGCAAGAAATGCTGATATGCTTCACTTTTACCTAAAACAAAGCGATTTAATAAATTCTCATTAAAAACCACAGAGAGCTAA
The window above is part of the Xiphophorus couchianus chromosome 14, X_couchianus-1.0, whole genome shotgun sequence genome. Proteins encoded here:
- the LOC114157850 gene encoding macrophage mannose receptor 1-like, which codes for MRKVSVFLLTERFILSTCDQHQYHFVSGSFTWSEAQAYCRQKHTDLATIQSFTEVERVLETLSSAGHTSEVWIGLYSEMDWRWSDGFTGSGAEYRDWETSDDEPDFYYAYQFCVLIADNGKYWDDSCSISYPFICYNGTQENPEYVLVNEPRSWSDAQTYCRQNFRDLFAS
- the LOC114157224 gene encoding histone H2B 1/2-like gives rise to the protein MPEPAKSAPKKGSKKAVTKTAGKGGKKKRRTRKESYAIYVYKVLKQVHPDTGISSKAMSIMNSFVNDIFERIASEASRLAHYNKRSTITSREIQTAVRLLLPGELAKHAVSEGTKAVTKYTSSK
- the LOC114157208 gene encoding histone H3 — encoded protein: MARTKQTARKSTGGKAPRKQLATKAARKSAPATGGVKKPHRYRPGTVALREIRRYQKSTELLIRKLPFQRLVREIAQDFKTDLRFQSSAVMALQEASEAYLVGLFEDTNLCAIHAKRVTIMPKDIQLARRIRGERA
- the LOC114157214 gene encoding histone H2A-like, producing the protein MSGRGKTGGKTRAKAKTRSSRAGLQFPVGRVHRLLRKGNYGERVGAGAPVYLAAVLEYLTAEILELAGNAARDNKKTRIIPRHLQLAVRNDEELNKLLGGVTIAQGGVLPNIQAVLLPKKTEKAAKAK